In a single window of the Pseudobacteriovorax antillogorgiicola genome:
- a CDS encoding DEAD/DEAH box helicase, with protein sequence MDGFHPIVEEWFRGRFQGPTPPQQEGWPSLQADQHTLIAAPTGSGKTMAAFLVAIDRLIRQGIAGSLASGLQVVYVSPLRALSNDVKHNLEEPLQQITELVKEKFQRSIDIKVGLRTGDSSAYERSRLLKDPPHILVTTPESLYLLLTSDRGRAMLKPCRTMIVDEIHALARDKRGSHLSLSIERLDHLTEGPLTRVGLSATMKPMEDIARFLTGQSPCHIVNESSKRQLDMAVDLPATALSAICSHDQWAEVFERLSDQIKQHRSTLIFVNTRRMAERVTFHLSEILGEDAVTSHHGSLSKEARHKAEQRLKSGELKAIVATASLELGIDVGYIDLVCQVGSPRSIGVFMQRIGRSGHALGLVPKGRLFALTRDELVECYALMKACQAGDLDRIEIPVAPLDILAQQIVAMCSAEDWQTDSLLALIRRSWVYRNLSKCQFDKVLHILANGISDRNRKGSYLHYDQVNQKLKARRHARLSALTSGGAIPEQNLYRVVTGENGTFVGTLDEEFAVESSRGDIFLLGNTSWRVEAVRQGQVVVHDAGGAPPTIPFWFGEAPGRSFELSQHVSELRQELDQHLNVDDSDDPAWNLESNDVPKGWQQAQGYLQGICSDDPWGQKQILHYCASQKLATGSLPTQEKVLFERFFDDTGGMQLVVHGPFGTRINRAWGLAFRKRFCRGFDFELQASADDNGIVLSVGPNQSFPIDALFSMLNAKNCRDLLIQALLDVPMFQIRWRWNITRALAILRFKGGKRVPPHLQRYQSDDLLTAVFPQQTQCFEHRTGDLEVPDHPYVEQTVIDCLTEAMDITRFESIMEAKDDGHIQFQGMDTREPSPFSYELIHANPYAFLDDAPLEERRTRAVFTRRTLDPKDLESLAALDPEAIAKVRQEAWPMVRSPDELHDGLYHLVVLGMHELEGWQSYLEPLLDQKRIQIFSYEEQDYICCTENLMIAKALYDPDNQLDHSHVPAHLRRDVEWGEALKTLIKGHMEVRGPVAIDYLQDCLGIAGSHILSALQALESDGLVLSGGFTGQNLESREWCERRLLARIHRLTIEGLRKQIRPASPKQYIKFLIEHHHIAETSKLSEESGVLRVIQMLMGFEVPCSSWESELLPARVRSYGTSCLDKLCFNGLIAWGRLRPPARKEEQKGKGSLLSRVMPISIFPRSHMPWLIPPDRLSHEGQLSGDGSMVYEAIQKLGAPFYEDLVHELAMPRSRIEEALGELISLGLASADGFEAIRPLIAPDRKRKADLVKRSRRQLLFETGFQRGGRWSAFPGSNPIAEVNHEERLENWAWLLLERYGIIFRDLLSRERLAPQWRDLVRIYRKLEMRGEIRGGRFVKNVSGEQFALPEAVDHLRQAAKQPNRWVVLSACDPINLVGILDENPKIPAVPGNRVVFEDGDLIAYRDAGEVHFLKKLGFEAEEMIKRAIKLNGRYRQQDPFIREFLDRPQDQSPASKSFSKAEGQHHSHLNWSDIVKPSH encoded by the coding sequence ATGGATGGTTTCCACCCGATTGTTGAAGAGTGGTTTCGGGGGCGATTTCAAGGCCCTACTCCGCCTCAGCAAGAAGGTTGGCCATCCCTACAAGCCGACCAACACACCTTGATTGCAGCACCTACCGGCTCCGGTAAGACTATGGCTGCTTTTTTGGTGGCAATTGATCGTCTGATTCGCCAAGGGATTGCCGGAAGCCTAGCCAGTGGCTTACAAGTGGTCTACGTGTCACCCTTACGGGCCTTGTCCAACGATGTAAAGCACAATCTCGAAGAACCTCTCCAGCAGATCACTGAACTCGTTAAGGAAAAGTTCCAGCGAAGCATTGATATTAAAGTGGGTCTGCGTACCGGCGATAGTTCGGCCTACGAACGCAGTCGTTTGCTAAAGGATCCGCCCCATATTCTGGTAACTACACCAGAATCCCTCTATCTGCTTCTCACCTCGGATCGCGGTCGCGCCATGCTAAAACCCTGTCGCACCATGATTGTTGATGAGATCCATGCCTTAGCGCGAGACAAGCGGGGGAGCCACCTCAGCCTGAGCATCGAGCGCTTGGACCACCTTACAGAAGGGCCACTTACCCGGGTCGGGCTTTCTGCTACTATGAAGCCCATGGAAGACATCGCCCGCTTCCTAACTGGGCAAAGCCCTTGTCACATAGTCAACGAAAGCTCCAAAAGACAATTGGATATGGCCGTGGATTTGCCAGCTACAGCGCTCTCAGCCATATGCAGTCATGATCAATGGGCTGAAGTTTTCGAACGTCTTTCCGATCAGATCAAGCAGCATCGGAGCACCTTGATTTTTGTCAACACTCGGCGTATGGCCGAGCGTGTCACCTTCCACCTTTCTGAAATCTTAGGCGAAGACGCTGTCACAAGCCACCACGGAAGCCTTTCAAAAGAGGCTCGCCATAAAGCTGAGCAAAGGTTAAAGAGTGGCGAATTGAAGGCGATTGTCGCCACAGCCTCCCTGGAGCTGGGAATCGATGTGGGGTATATCGACCTCGTCTGTCAGGTAGGTTCACCCCGGTCCATCGGTGTGTTTATGCAACGGATCGGCCGATCAGGTCACGCCTTGGGTTTGGTGCCGAAGGGTCGCTTGTTTGCCCTTACTCGTGACGAACTAGTGGAATGCTATGCTTTGATGAAAGCTTGTCAAGCAGGGGACTTAGATCGTATTGAAATTCCTGTCGCCCCCTTGGATATCTTAGCCCAGCAAATTGTCGCTATGTGCAGCGCTGAAGATTGGCAAACGGATTCATTACTTGCATTGATTCGTCGCTCTTGGGTGTATCGGAATTTAAGCAAATGTCAGTTTGATAAAGTGCTTCACATCTTAGCTAACGGCATCAGTGACCGAAATCGCAAGGGTTCCTACCTCCATTACGATCAGGTGAATCAAAAGCTAAAAGCTCGGCGACACGCACGTCTTTCCGCATTGACATCTGGTGGCGCCATTCCGGAACAAAATCTTTATCGAGTCGTCACCGGAGAAAATGGAACCTTTGTGGGCACTCTCGACGAAGAGTTTGCGGTAGAAAGTAGCCGGGGAGATATTTTTCTGCTCGGTAACACCTCTTGGCGGGTGGAGGCTGTCCGCCAAGGCCAAGTAGTCGTTCACGATGCAGGCGGAGCTCCCCCGACCATTCCGTTTTGGTTTGGTGAAGCTCCGGGCCGAAGCTTTGAATTGTCGCAGCATGTGTCTGAGCTTCGCCAAGAACTCGATCAACATCTCAACGTTGATGATTCCGATGATCCGGCTTGGAACCTCGAAAGCAACGACGTTCCAAAGGGCTGGCAACAGGCGCAAGGCTATCTACAAGGCATATGCTCCGATGACCCCTGGGGTCAGAAACAAATCTTGCACTACTGCGCGAGCCAGAAGCTGGCAACGGGAAGCCTCCCCACCCAAGAAAAGGTTTTATTTGAGCGCTTTTTCGATGATACCGGCGGCATGCAGCTTGTGGTTCACGGGCCATTCGGCACACGAATCAATCGTGCTTGGGGTTTAGCGTTCCGCAAGCGATTTTGCCGTGGCTTTGACTTCGAGCTACAGGCTAGTGCCGATGACAATGGCATCGTCCTATCTGTAGGGCCCAACCAAAGCTTTCCGATCGATGCCTTGTTCTCCATGCTCAATGCCAAGAACTGTCGGGATCTTTTAATCCAAGCACTGCTCGATGTACCTATGTTTCAGATCCGCTGGCGGTGGAATATCACCCGTGCCCTGGCCATCCTTCGATTCAAGGGCGGCAAGCGAGTTCCTCCACATTTGCAACGCTATCAATCAGATGACCTGCTGACGGCTGTATTCCCGCAGCAAACCCAGTGCTTCGAGCACCGCACGGGCGATTTAGAGGTTCCAGATCACCCCTACGTTGAACAGACAGTTATCGATTGCCTCACCGAAGCGATGGATATCACGCGCTTCGAATCCATCATGGAGGCCAAGGACGATGGTCACATTCAGTTCCAAGGCATGGATACACGGGAACCATCACCCTTCAGCTACGAACTGATTCATGCGAACCCCTATGCATTTCTCGATGACGCTCCTTTGGAAGAGCGCCGCACCCGAGCCGTATTCACCCGCCGAACTCTCGATCCCAAAGACTTAGAGTCCCTGGCAGCTCTCGACCCGGAAGCTATCGCCAAGGTTCGCCAAGAAGCCTGGCCTATGGTGCGAAGCCCTGATGAGCTCCACGATGGTCTCTATCATCTCGTTGTCTTAGGAATGCATGAGTTGGAAGGCTGGCAGTCATATCTAGAACCTCTTCTTGACCAGAAACGCATCCAAATTTTTTCATATGAAGAGCAGGACTATATCTGCTGTACTGAAAATCTCATGATCGCCAAAGCCTTGTATGATCCAGACAACCAACTGGATCATTCTCACGTCCCAGCTCATCTTCGTCGGGATGTAGAATGGGGAGAAGCTCTCAAAACCTTAATCAAAGGGCATATGGAAGTTAGAGGGCCCGTTGCTATTGATTATTTGCAGGACTGCCTTGGTATCGCGGGCTCACACATCCTGTCAGCGTTGCAAGCCCTAGAATCCGATGGCCTGGTCTTGTCCGGCGGCTTCACTGGCCAGAACTTAGAGTCTCGGGAATGGTGTGAGCGTCGCCTCCTTGCGCGCATTCATCGTCTCACCATCGAGGGGTTGCGCAAGCAAATCAGGCCCGCAAGTCCAAAGCAGTACATCAAATTCTTGATCGAACACCATCACATCGCAGAAACCTCCAAGCTCAGCGAGGAGTCAGGAGTTCTCCGAGTGATTCAGATGCTGATGGGATTTGAAGTTCCATGCAGCTCTTGGGAATCAGAGCTGCTCCCCGCAAGAGTAAGATCCTACGGCACATCTTGCTTGGACAAATTGTGTTTTAACGGACTTATCGCCTGGGGTCGATTGCGCCCTCCAGCTCGGAAAGAGGAACAGAAAGGCAAGGGGAGCTTGCTCAGTCGGGTGATGCCGATCTCAATTTTCCCTCGCAGTCACATGCCGTGGTTGATTCCACCAGATCGCCTGAGCCACGAGGGCCAACTTTCGGGAGACGGCTCAATGGTATACGAAGCAATACAAAAACTTGGGGCGCCCTTTTATGAGGACCTCGTTCACGAGTTGGCCATGCCACGTAGCCGGATTGAAGAGGCGCTGGGAGAGCTGATTAGCTTAGGTCTTGCTTCAGCCGATGGTTTCGAGGCCATCCGCCCTCTAATTGCACCAGATCGCAAACGTAAGGCCGATCTCGTAAAACGATCTCGTCGTCAGTTGCTATTTGAAACGGGCTTTCAGCGTGGAGGTCGTTGGTCGGCCTTTCCTGGTAGCAACCCCATTGCTGAGGTGAACCATGAAGAGCGACTTGAAAACTGGGCATGGCTCCTACTAGAGCGTTACGGCATCATCTTTCGCGATTTGTTGAGCCGTGAGCGCTTGGCACCTCAATGGCGCGATCTAGTCCGGATCTATCGTAAGCTTGAGATGCGCGGTGAAATTCGCGGTGGTCGCTTCGTCAAAAATGTTTCAGGAGAACAGTTCGCTCTTCCTGAAGCTGTGGACCACCTAAGGCAAGCAGCCAAGCAGCCGAACCGCTGGGTTGTGCTTTCCGCTTGTGACCCAATCAATCTGGTGGGCATCCTCGACGAAAACCCCAAGATCCCAGCCGTCCCAGGCAATCGTGTGGTCTTTGAGGATGGTGACCTGATCGCCTATCGCGATGCTGGGGAGGTTCACTTCCTCAAAAAGCTCGGGTTCGAAGCAGAAGAAATGATCAAGAGGGCTATCAAACTCAATGGCCGTTACCGACAACAAGACCCATTCATTCGCGAATTTTTGGATAGACCTCAAGACCAAAGCCCTGCTTCGAAATCTTTCAGCAAGGCAGAAGGTCAGCACCATTCCCATCTGAATTGGTCAGATATTGTCAAACCATCACACTAA
- a CDS encoding adenylosuccinate synthase has protein sequence MGNVTILVGAQWGDEGKGKWIDILAKDSDIVARYQGGNNAGHTLYVDGEKVVLHQIPSGIFQDKTCALTAGVVVNPSQLVDEIQKVAHHTKLTPSNLWLSARAHVITPWHIYLDGKREAESDQPIGTTKRGIGPTYAEKANRTGLRLGDYVDEARRKQWLEMMTKRFPEFSANLKNQAADWEAFHGAASALGPYVVDAEAKLRADVKAGKRLLLEGAQGALLDINHGTYPFVTSSSTAAGGAFSSLGLSPRYIDKIYGVAKAYLTRVGEGPFPTELFDDTGKKMAEKGHEFGATTGRPRRCGWLDGVALRYCVDANGFDGIILNKMDILSDFDELKIAVAYEHPELGEIKDFPWSFEVLKDCKPIYKTVKGWSGDIPNSGSMDQLPQEALDYIKEIEQIIDAPVSHVGTGVNRQDALFR, from the coding sequence ATGGGAAATGTGACCATCCTTGTGGGCGCCCAGTGGGGAGACGAGGGCAAAGGCAAATGGATCGATATTTTAGCGAAAGATTCTGATATTGTAGCTCGCTACCAAGGGGGTAACAATGCCGGCCACACCCTCTACGTCGATGGCGAAAAGGTGGTCCTTCATCAGATTCCAAGCGGGATCTTTCAAGACAAGACTTGTGCCCTCACAGCGGGTGTCGTTGTGAATCCATCTCAGCTAGTGGATGAAATTCAAAAAGTGGCGCACCACACGAAACTCACTCCGAGCAACCTTTGGCTATCGGCTAGAGCCCATGTCATAACTCCATGGCACATCTATCTGGATGGCAAGCGCGAGGCAGAGTCTGACCAACCCATCGGCACCACCAAGCGGGGTATTGGACCAACTTATGCCGAGAAAGCCAATCGGACCGGCCTACGTCTCGGAGACTACGTTGATGAAGCACGCCGCAAGCAATGGCTTGAGATGATGACCAAGCGTTTCCCAGAATTCTCTGCTAACCTCAAAAACCAAGCCGCTGATTGGGAGGCCTTCCACGGCGCTGCGTCTGCTCTTGGGCCCTACGTTGTTGACGCCGAGGCGAAGCTCCGTGCTGATGTAAAGGCTGGCAAAAGACTTCTTCTAGAAGGAGCCCAAGGCGCTTTGCTTGATATCAATCACGGCACCTACCCATTTGTAACATCAAGTTCCACCGCAGCGGGTGGTGCGTTCTCCAGTTTGGGGCTATCCCCAAGGTATATCGACAAGATTTATGGAGTCGCTAAGGCTTACCTTACCCGTGTAGGGGAAGGGCCCTTCCCTACCGAACTGTTTGATGACACAGGCAAAAAGATGGCTGAAAAAGGTCACGAATTTGGTGCTACCACCGGCCGCCCAAGACGCTGTGGCTGGCTTGATGGAGTGGCGTTACGCTACTGCGTTGATGCCAATGGTTTCGATGGCATCATATTAAATAAGATGGATATTCTATCGGATTTCGATGAGCTAAAAATCGCGGTAGCCTATGAGCATCCAGAGCTTGGCGAAATCAAAGACTTCCCTTGGAGCTTTGAAGTTCTCAAGGACTGCAAACCGATATATAAAACTGTAAAGGGCTGGTCGGGGGATATTCCTAACTCCGGAAGCATGGATCAACTTCCCCAGGAAGCTTTGGACTACATTAAAGAAATCGAACAGATCATCGATGCACCTGTCTCTCATGTGGGAACTGGCGTGAATCGTCAGGATGCTCTGTTCCGCTAA
- the purB gene encoding adenylosuccinate lyase yields MNTLENQLFAVSAVDGRYRSKVEELAPLTSEAGLIANRIRVEAAWLLHLDECPEIHGDLNLPASIKPVLAELVTGPSQEAFISVKDYEKTTNHDVKAVEYYLRDVLKNHGCDDQQLAFIHFACTSEDINNLSYALMLKDCRDQVLLPYMDRIIDDLKAKAKQTASLPMLSRTHGQTASPTTLGKEFAVFGHRLLKQRQSLAAVELEGKMSGAVGNYNAHISAYPSVDWHQLSRSFIEERLGLKQNPLTTQIENHDSMIAFTDLVKHFNTILIGFARDMWSYISIGYFKQQTKAGEVGSSTMPHKVNPIDFENAEGNLGIANGIASHLSDKLLISRWQRDLSDSTVQRVLGTLFGHALIAYKSTLKGLDKVLVNEERLREDLDQAWEVLAEPVQTVMRRYGIADAYERLKAATRGRPVDRDAIQSMIRDCQEIPVQAKQDLLALTPATYLGIAESLTLEFVNG; encoded by the coding sequence TTGAACACACTTGAGAACCAACTTTTCGCAGTGTCAGCAGTCGATGGTCGTTACCGATCCAAGGTTGAGGAGCTGGCGCCACTCACCAGTGAGGCAGGCTTGATTGCCAATCGGATTCGCGTGGAGGCAGCTTGGCTATTGCACTTAGATGAGTGTCCTGAAATCCACGGTGATCTCAACTTGCCAGCGAGTATCAAGCCTGTCTTAGCTGAACTGGTTACGGGGCCAAGTCAGGAAGCGTTTATTTCAGTCAAGGATTATGAGAAGACCACCAACCACGATGTGAAGGCGGTTGAATATTATCTGCGAGACGTGCTTAAGAATCATGGCTGCGACGATCAGCAACTGGCGTTTATCCATTTTGCCTGTACAAGCGAAGATATCAATAACCTTTCCTATGCGTTGATGCTAAAAGACTGTCGTGACCAGGTGTTGCTGCCCTACATGGATCGTATAATTGATGACCTTAAAGCTAAGGCGAAGCAAACAGCCTCGCTACCAATGCTATCGCGAACCCATGGTCAAACGGCATCACCCACCACCCTTGGGAAGGAGTTTGCAGTTTTCGGCCATCGCTTGCTCAAGCAACGACAGAGCTTGGCTGCCGTGGAGTTAGAAGGCAAGATGAGTGGTGCGGTTGGAAATTATAACGCTCATATTTCTGCCTACCCTAGCGTGGATTGGCATCAGCTTAGCCGGTCATTTATTGAGGAGCGTTTGGGGTTGAAACAAAACCCTTTGACCACGCAAATTGAAAACCACGACTCGATGATAGCATTTACCGATCTTGTGAAGCATTTTAATACGATTTTGATTGGTTTTGCCCGCGATATGTGGTCCTACATCTCGATTGGCTACTTTAAGCAGCAAACCAAAGCTGGTGAAGTGGGTTCCTCGACAATGCCTCATAAGGTGAACCCGATCGACTTTGAAAATGCTGAGGGGAATTTAGGGATTGCGAATGGTATCGCTAGCCATCTTTCCGATAAACTGCTGATCTCGCGCTGGCAACGAGACTTGAGTGACTCAACGGTTCAGCGTGTACTGGGAACCTTATTTGGCCATGCCTTGATCGCCTATAAATCAACGCTTAAAGGCTTGGACAAGGTGCTCGTCAACGAAGAGCGCTTGAGGGAAGATCTTGATCAGGCTTGGGAGGTTCTCGCTGAGCCAGTTCAAACAGTGATGAGACGATACGGAATTGCAGATGCCTATGAGCGACTTAAGGCAGCTACCCGTGGTCGACCTGTGGATCGCGATGCGATTCAGAGCATGATAAGAGATTGTCAGGAGATTCCTGTGCAAGCCAAGCAAGACCTGTTAGCCTTAACTCCGGCAACTTATCTTGGCATTGCGGAATCCTTAACTTTGGAATTTGTGAACGGATAG
- the lpxD gene encoding UDP-3-O-(3-hydroxymyristoyl)glucosamine N-acyltransferase, translating into MQLQEIASQLKIDVIWPEGADQNVDISGVAPIDGARTGTISFIADTKYLDLAKKTGASALITRDEIPNCPVPQLIHRDPHYAFARTANLFYQPDHGPNVISDKVEVHPSVQLGEHVTVYPFVCISPGAVIGDHVVLYPGVFIGADAIVGANSVLYANVVVGERCQVGERNIIHPNSVLGADGFGFAVGDGEIVKIPQTGIAKTEDDVELGACCTIDRAALGETVVKRGTKFDDHVHVGHNSTVGENCMFAAMVAIAGSTKIGNWCLAGGQAAVAGHIEVGDKVRIGAKAGIISSVEGGQMVMGFPEQPAMQWRRARAMERKLPEMAKKMKAMEARLAELEIQLGERKSSSNQEPPQEC; encoded by the coding sequence ATGCAACTACAGGAAATCGCCAGTCAGTTAAAGATTGATGTGATCTGGCCCGAAGGGGCGGATCAAAATGTGGATATATCAGGGGTGGCCCCCATAGATGGAGCCAGAACGGGAACGATTAGCTTTATCGCTGATACAAAATATTTGGATCTGGCTAAGAAAACTGGTGCTAGCGCCTTGATTACACGGGATGAAATTCCTAATTGTCCCGTGCCGCAGCTGATACACCGCGATCCTCACTACGCTTTTGCCAGGACTGCCAACCTTTTCTATCAGCCAGATCATGGTCCCAATGTGATCAGTGATAAGGTAGAGGTTCATCCTAGCGTTCAACTGGGTGAGCATGTCACTGTTTATCCCTTTGTCTGCATCAGTCCAGGAGCTGTCATTGGCGATCATGTAGTGCTTTACCCTGGGGTATTTATCGGTGCCGATGCCATAGTTGGTGCGAACTCTGTGCTCTATGCAAACGTAGTGGTCGGCGAGCGATGTCAGGTGGGCGAGCGCAACATCATTCATCCGAATAGTGTTCTAGGAGCTGATGGATTCGGCTTCGCTGTTGGAGACGGTGAAATCGTCAAAATTCCACAGACTGGGATTGCAAAAACTGAAGATGACGTGGAATTGGGTGCTTGCTGTACCATCGATCGCGCTGCCTTAGGAGAGACAGTGGTGAAGCGCGGCACCAAGTTCGATGATCATGTTCACGTCGGGCACAACTCTACGGTCGGAGAGAACTGCATGTTTGCTGCCATGGTAGCAATCGCTGGATCGACGAAAATAGGGAATTGGTGCTTGGCTGGTGGGCAAGCCGCGGTTGCTGGTCATATAGAAGTGGGTGACAAGGTTCGTATTGGGGCCAAGGCCGGAATCATCAGCAGCGTCGAAGGCGGGCAGATGGTGATGGGCTTTCCTGAGCAGCCTGCCATGCAATGGCGTCGGGCTCGTGCTATGGAAAGAAAGCTGCCGGAAATGGCGAAGAAAATGAAGGCGATGGAAGCCCGCTTGGCAGAACTAGAGATCCAGCTTGGGGAGCGTAAAAGTTCTTCTAATCAAGAACCACCTCAGGAATGCTAG